ACTCGTTCAACGTGCTGGGCAGTTGCGACTCGATGCCTGATAAAGAGGTGCCCGGATTCAGCACCGCCGTAGCCGACCTCTCGCGGGATCTCAAACAATTGACCACGATGCTTCTCACCGTACGTCTGTTTTGcgtgatttgaaaaaaaaaaaaaaaaactggcttaaaaaaatgaaagagaaaaatgaaCCGCGAATGCGGATGTGTGTCTGTCTGCGTTGATCAATGTAGGCCCTGGCCGTGGGGTTGGAGCAGCCCCCGGATTTCCTGCTGTCGAAACACGCCAAGCTACTGGAACAGGGCAACGAGTCGACTCTGAGACTCCTCTATTATCCGCCTCTCGGCGCCCCCGAGCCTGGATTCACGCGCTGCGGATCGCACTACGATTACGGCACTTTCACTCTCTTGGCTCAGGTACGTTCTTGTTCGGTTATTTTCCGTTTGCAAGAGACACTTTTTGCACGCCTGCATGCTGCCGGCTAATGCTTCTATCCTCGATGTTCCATGTGGGCTTTCAGTCGTAGACAGAGTGTAAATAAACGTAGTTTTCTCATTCGAAGCGTACTAAACTGTTAAATATTTCACCGTGACAAGCAATCCGTGCAGCATAAATACTGAAATGCTATCGCTGACGGTTATTGAACAAGCTTAGAGAGTACAACTCGGCAGACCTTGTTGTAAGTTGCTATATTCTGTACGTATATAATCGCGTGTATAAAAGTGCGGAATTATCGCATTTGCATGTAATCGCGAACAATACAAGATACCGAAGGATATCCGCTTGGATCAGGCATAACCTGGACGGATGTATACCTGTGTAATATAGAATTCCACGAGTGGACGAGGTGAATTAATTAAGCATTCGCGACTCACCACGGCCGACCTTGTCTCGCGATAGATTGTATATTTGTATAGTATATGCGCGGACATGTCGCCATCGGGTCTCGAAAATTGTGGGAGAAACTTATctgatattttctttttttttgtacccAGTACCCAGACGAGCCAcgcgtatacttttttttattgttatactCGCCGATTCATCCGAGATGTTATGCGTCGATGAAGTAATCGATGGTTACCGATGTTACAAGTGACGCAATTTGTCATACCACGACATATGATACGGTTGGACTAATTCTTTGATTTTTCGAACGGTTGGTTCAATCGCGAACGATTCATTTTCGTATTAAAAGCGCATATCGCAAGCGGCGCACGAGGCTGAGGAAAACTCGCGAATGTCTTAAGACTGCGTTATTGGCAATTCAAATGACTTTTCCGGTAATGATAATATCCTTTTTTTATTGCGCAGCTGAGAAAAATACGCATAGTTTAGAATCGAAATCAGTATAACGGAATTGCTTGTTCTGATTTATGTGTTAACACTAAAGGAGCAATCATGCCCATCGACATAGGTAAAGTCACTGAATGGCTCggtatttttaatgttttaaacGATCTTTTCCTTTTGCAGAACCTTAAAAATACCTTTTTAAAACTGTAAGTCAAAAACTATAACTAAATTGCAATCACTAAAAAGACATAGGGCTTCACAAGTTACACAAAAATAGATGTATCATCAAATGTacaaatgtatatttaaaaaatgtgtaattAGAAAACCGTACTAATTCAGTATTCTATTCTCTTTTCAATCACAAAACAGGACTGCGAGGGCGGCTTGGAAGTCCAAACTCCTCATGGCGAACGCTGGGCACGTGTGGGCCACCTACCTGGAGCAATCCTCGTGAATAGCGGCGAGATCCTGAACTGCTGGACAAATGGTGCTCTTCCAGCCCTGAAGCATCGGGTGGTCGTTCCGGAGCACTGCGGTCGTGGCCGGCATTCGATCGCCTTCTTCGTTCACCCCGATGACGACATAGAGGTAGAGCCCTTCGATGCGAAGCTCGTCAAGGCCCAGGAACCAGCGCCCTGTCGCCtccagaagaagaagaagggcGTCCTTACGGCGTACCAACACCTGCAGCGCCGTTTTCGCGAGACTTACGCCTCTTAACGTCGACTCTGGGCTTGCCGGTGACACGCGAGTGCCAGTGTCACGTCGGTGGGCATCCCGGACGATATTATACACAGGCGCGCGTTTCCTCCTTCTCCTGGAATATAGTCgtctgttattaatttcttctcttttttcccaAGTTTGACGTTTCGCGCGGCGTTTGTCTTGCTGGCGACTGAGTGACGACGAACGGACGTTTTGTTAGAGGATATCCAGTTGCTATCGACTATATCTCGCGGGCAGAAATGCGTCGTTCTATGCATAGGAATTCTTCGATGGAAGGCTAAGATCTCGCTTCGAATGCGGGACGCTGCTGAATATTTACGAAAAGTTTATTCGGCAAAGAATGGGTAGTcgtattaaaaatcaaaatgttCATTCGTAAATTCGCAATTTGGACCGACGAATTTGACGGCCAACTTTACAGGCAACGCATTTGTAATGAATTAGGTCTGCTGTTGTACACATCCgaatttttcttcattttatctTCTAAGTAACACGCCACGGTTTCCCGTAGCATAAATACGCGAGTTTTAAATTGGCCCCATTTTTGATGAAGCTTCAAAAATGTTCAGAGACTGAAACTTGTACTTTCGTcgatttttttagattttaatcttgtgctattttattaaaagcgTTTTTACTAGTAAGAATTACAATCTTGTATAAAAAAGATGTATTGTGTACTGTAAATGGTAGATtcgtaataaataatttgtgtGATGCGATAAAAAATTTGCTCAACAAAGTATTAGAGTTATGCCATTTTTAAACTTCTAATCATGTGTTTATAATGCTATGTTGTAAGTAATCTAA
The sequence above is drawn from the Nasonia vitripennis strain AsymCx chromosome 4, Nvit_psr_1.1, whole genome shotgun sequence genome and encodes:
- the LOC100113548 gene encoding 2-oxoglutarate-dependent dioxygenase gloF isoform X3: MLQQLGQRLGDVVMRAAHLQSELFRACGQARRIGEHRSQRSTAAPVICTCPESEVSERCDGTERCPQKGVVKQVASKLVQALSEKGLALLVNHGIPDCKLKAVYRAMDEFCELPEESRNKYERVSPSNHGYVKPGMERMNENETEVRHSFNVLGSCDSMPDKEVPGFSTAVADLSRDLKQLTTMLLTALAVGLEQPPDFLLSKHAKLLEQGNESTLRLLYYPPLGAPEPGFTRCGSHYDYGTFTLLAQDCEGGLEVQTPHGERWARVGHLPGAILVNSGEILNCWTNGALPALKHRVVVPEHCGRGRHSIAFFVHPDDDIEVEPFDAKLVKAQEPAPCRLQKKKKGVLTAYQHLQRRFRETYAS
- the LOC100113548 gene encoding 2-oxoglutarate-dependent dioxygenase gloF isoform X5 → MSCTSRPVPPTKTETLLSKCEIPIIDLAHVGTERCPQKGVVKQVASKLVQALSEKGLALLVNHGIPDCKLKAVYRAMDEFCELPEESRNKYERVSPSNHGYVKPGMERMNENETEVRHSFNVLGSCDSMPDKEVPGFSTAVADLSRDLKQLTTMLLTALAVGLEQPPDFLLSKHAKLLEQGNESTLRLLYYPPLGAPEPGFTRCGSHYDYGTFTLLAQDCEGGLEVQTPHGERWARVGHLPGAILVNSGEILNCWTNGALPALKHRVVVPEHCGRGRHSIAFFVHPDDDIEVEPFDAKLVKAQEPAPCRLQKKKKGVLTAYQHLQRRFRETYAS
- the LOC100113548 gene encoding 2-oxoglutarate-dependent dioxygenase gloF isoform X1; the protein is MENFIQMLQQLGQRLGDVVMRAAHLQSELFRACGQARRIGEHRSQRSTAAPVICTCPESEVSERCDGTERCPQKGVVKQVASKLVQALSEKGLALLVNHGIPDCKLKAVYRAMDEFCELPEESRNKYERVSPSNHGYVKPGMERMNENETEVRHSFNVLGSCDSMPDKEVPGFSTAVADLSRDLKQLTTMLLTALAVGLEQPPDFLLSKHAKLLEQGNESTLRLLYYPPLGAPEPGFTRCGSHYDYGTFTLLAQDCEGGLEVQTPHGERWARVGHLPGAILVNSGEILNCWTNGALPALKHRVVVPEHCGRGRHSIAFFVHPDDDIEVEPFDAKLVKAQEPAPCRLQKKKKGVLTAYQHLQRRFRETYAS